The stretch of DNA ATTCATCTGTACGAAACGGGAATTATACGTATTAGTCGCCATCCTCAAATGGTAGGACAGGTAATTTGGTGTATCGCCCATACTCTTTGGTTGGGTACGACCTTTACCTTATTTACTTCATTAGGCTTAATTGCCCATCACTTATTTGCGGTTTGGCATGGCGATCGCCGTTGGGAACATAAATATGGCGAGGCTTTTTTAAAAGTCAAACAGCGTACTTCTGTGGTTCCTTTTTTGGCAGTTATTGATGGTCGTCAAACTTTAAAGTGGCACGAGTTTTTGCGACCTGCCTATTTGGGAGTTTTAGCTTTTGTGTTGCTCGTATGGTGGGGACATCCCTGGCTAATGCAAGCAACTTCTAGAGTATATTGGTAGTTTGCCAGATTTTCTTTGTTAGTAGCTTTCAATTAAGGGCAACACGGTTTAAATTAAACAGTATATTTGAAATTTTAAAATTTATTATTAGATTCAATATGTCATCTGCGATTGACGAACATAATTTTCAACAAGAGGTTTTAGAAAATTGCCAGCTAGTTTTAGTTCACTTTTGGGCTCCTTGGTGCGGTTTGTGTCGCTTAGTCGAACCTATGCTAGAAAATTTACAGGCAGACTTTCAATGTGGGATAAAATTAGTTTCAGTTAATGCCGATCGCAATTTCAGGTTAGCTAATACCTACCGCATTCAAAATTTACCTACTTTATTATTGTTTCATAATGGAAACCTGGTTCAAAAGCTAGATAGCTTTCAAAATCGAGAAAGCTTATATTCAACTTTAGAAATATTTCTTTCCGAACGGGCAAAGGAAATTCAATCTGCATAAGTTAACGTCAGTTAGAGTTGGAAAAATTTATAGGTTGAGGTAGCACGTCGAGCGAAGCTCAACAAGCGCTAAGCAGTGTAGATGTAAACCTTAAGCCTGTAAAGATAGAATCAAGTGAGATTTAGATTTAAAGTATTTCGGCTTCAAACAACTCAAAAACCTGACGACAAAACAACCTGAGTTTTTGTTCGACATCTTCAGAGGGTTGACATTTACCCACAAACTGCCAATTATCGACTGTAGAAAACCGCCAAGCTCTACCCAGATGGCTAAATCCCGCAGTTTCTAGTCCGATTAGCTTTTCACCTGCTTCTAATGCGTCGTTGTGAAAGCGAATTTGAACTAAAATACTGTTGCTTTGAAAACGTCTGCTCCAGCCTGGAAAATGAAAACCAATATCAATCGAATCTGGATCGACTAATTCTAAAGTTTCGGGATCGTTTTTCCAGGGTTTGAGATCGGCTTTAGCATCGGGAAACTGTATTTTAAACAAGTTAACCACAGAAGCAATTTTGGCAGTCATGTCCAAACTTTTAGCTCTTTCTGATGCGTTCATTGTGTTCGCTCTCCTTTAATTAGTTCGATTAGCTTGAGTTAAATGTCCATATTCAAATATTTATTGCTTGTTACCAGAAACTGGTTGTCAGCTTCAAACGCGCTATGGTAAAAGCATAGATCGAACATAGCTAAATTGAGATTGACTTGTATACACTTTATGGCATTAGCGTAGGCACGGGCGATCCAGAACTAATTACTCTTAAAGGACTGCGACTCTTACAACAAGCACGGGTAGTAGCTTTTCCCGCAGGTAAAGGTGCTCGCCCAGGAGTAGCGCAGACTATTATTTCTGATTGGCTCAAGCCAGAGCAAAAGACTTTAAAACTCAACTTCCCTTATGTCTGTGAAGAAGCTATTTTACAACAGGCTTGGCATACTGCCGCCAGACAAGTTTGGCAATGTCTGCAACATGGCGATGTTGCTTTTGCTTGTTTGGGAGATGTCAGCCTCTATAGCACCTTTACCTATTTGGCTCAAACTTTGCGCCAGCTAGCTCCAGAAACGCAGATAAAAACAGTACCTGGGGTTTGTTCGCCTGTGGCGATCGCTTCAGAGTTAAATATTCCTCTGACAGTAAATCACCAGCGTTTGGCAATCTTACCAGCCATTTATAGCGTTGCCGAATTTGAAACGGTGCTTACCTGGGCAAATGTGGTAGTTTTATTAAAAGTCAATTCTGTATATCCACAAGTGTGGCAGCTTTTAAAAGCCAAAAATTTACTCGAACATAGTTGGGTGGTAGAGAAAGCTACTTTTCCCGACCAAAAAATTTATGCCAATCTCGCTCGATTTCCTCAGCTGAAATTATCGTATTTTGCTTTACTGTTAGTTGCTAACGACAAAAATACCGATTATTCGTCAGTTTATTAACGCGAATCAAGCCTACCTTGGTTGTAGAAGCCTGTATTTTTTGCTAATTAAAATATTTACTGAGTAATATTGGCGAATTTTCCGAGATTTTTTATGATTTATGTTTCAAAATATTTAAACTTTAGTTAATTTGTAGATTGTAACTATAGCTCGTGATACTTTTAGAAAGTACTTTACTATACAAAATTTTCTTGGGACAGAATTAATGAATATTCAGCACGCAGATAACCAACCAAAATTATTTCGTGAAGATATTAGCGAATATGTCGCACAGTTACAGTTGCACATGACTTTGCAAGCCCGCAACTTAGTCCCTACCCTTACAGAAGCAACAGACAGTAGAAAACAGATGCTTCAAGAAACTCAGGCAGCGGTAGAAAAATTAGCGTCTCGTCAATGCTTCTAATTTAAACAGATTCTTTTTAGCAAGTATGGTTTGAGTTTTTTGAGATTAACATTCAAACTATACTTGTTTTTATTTCTTTATTGTTAGTGGTTTTTTGATGATACTTGGTTTTGTTTCTAAATATTTATTTTTTATTGCATGGGTTTTAAATCTTTGCTTAAAAGCAATAAATTAGTGGTTTGACGACAACCTGACATTTAAATAAGCTGTTAATAATTTAAAACGAATACCTGGTTCGTTGTACGCTCGCGTTAAATACCAATTAAAATTTTTGGTTGGCTGTGGGTAATTATCTCTAACCTCATTTTAGGTTAGTGCGATCGGTATATTTATTTAGACTGTTTCTAAATATTAGTGATATAAAGGTGATGTAAGAAAGTAAGCCTTTATAGCATGACTTAGCGCCAGCAGAACGATTAAAAAACTTAAGACACTAGTTACTATCTAATTTGCTACGATCGCTCAATTATCGAGCGAAAGTTTTCGAGTAGGTTTAATCGATCCACTCGCCTAAAAAAGTTGATTTGTCAAAACTAACGGTGTTTGACTGTATTTAAAAGTTATTTATTGCCAAACAATATAATGAACCAAATATGCAACATTAGATCGCAAAAAAATATTTTAATCGTAGAAGATCTTCCAGAAAGCCTACAGCTTTTGTATTCATTGTTGACCAAACAGGGCTATAACGTTACCTGTCTTAATGATGGACAAATGGCACTACAAGCTATTGAGAATGACCTTCCCGATCTGATCGTACTAGATATCATGCTGCCAACTATTGATGGCTATAAAGTTTGTGAAATTCTTAAAGCTCAAGAACGCACTTGTCATATACCAATTATTTTTTTGAGTGGCTTGGATTCAGAAATTGATAAAGTCCAAGCATTTAAAATAGGAGCGGCAGACTATATTAGCAAACCTTTTTTTATTGAAGAAGTTATTGCTCGCGTACAAAATCAATTAAAAATACTCAGCCAATACCAAGAACTGCAAGCAACCATACACCAGCAGCTTGTTTCTCATCAAGCTATCGAACGACAATTAAAACGCTCTCGCAATTTATTGTATGGGGTATTAGATAGTTCTCTAGATGGCGTGGCAGTATTTGAAGCCGTTCGCGATATTAAAGGGCAAATTATTGATTTTAGATGGTTGCTTGCCAATACTGTCGCCATGATGACTGTAGGAGAAACCAAAGAAGGCGTAATTGGCAAAAGTTTATTTGCAGAAAAATCTCCAAGAAATTTATTTGATAAATTGTTCGATTCATTTGTGCGAGTAGTAGAAAATTGTACCGTTTTAAACAAAGAATACTACTATAATTCAGTTGCTCTTAAAACTTGGATTCATGTCGTGGCTGTTAAATTAGGAGATGGATTTGCCATGACGTTTCGAGACATTAGCGAGCGCAAGCAAATAGAAATTGCTTTAGAATCAGCTAATATCAGACTGCAATCGCAGGTAAATTATGACAGTCTTACCAAAGTTTATAATCGCCGACGTTTTGATGAATATATCGCTAGCGAATGGTTGAGGTGCGCTCGGGAACAACAATACATTTCGCTAATTTTATGCGATATCGATCGCTTTAAAGCCTACAATGATACTTATGGACACGTACTTGGCGATCGCTGCCTCCAACAGGTGGCACAAGGCATCGATAGAGGAGTTCAGCGTCCCGCCGATTTGGTATTTCGCTATGGGGGAGAAGAATTTGCTATTGTTCTGCCCAATACCGATATCGGTGGGGCGGTTAAAGTTGCCGAACAGATTCGGCAAGATATCGAGCAGTTGCAAATTGCCCATAGTTCGTCGGCGGCAGGTTATGTAACTTTGAGTATGGGAGTATTTAGTATGATTCCCAATGCTCATACAGAACATCAGGTTTTAATTACTGGAGCCGATCGCGCTTTATATCAAGCCAAAGCACAAGGACGCGATCGAGTAGTTGCCAATATCAATACGAGCGGTAGTTAGAGTAAGGCACGGTCTAAAGCTATTTCTTCTGAGGGCGGAACTCGCCATAATTGTTCCAAACCGTTAGCAGGAATAGTTAAGTACAAAACATCTTCAGATTTTAAAAAAGTTTCGAGCAGTTGCCAACCGTGAATAGTTTTGCCTTTTCTTTCTAAATATAAAGGCACAAAATCGGCTTGAATAGCAGCATTACCTACAGACTGACCGCAGAAAGGATGTTTGGGAGTAATCATTGTTGCCAGAGCTACCCAAAGTAAATCTTGGGTCATGCCGTTGCCCAAAATTCTCCCCCCCAAAGCCGCAGCGGCAAAAGAATGAGTAGCTAACTCTATAGGAGATAAAACACAGTCAAATTCAAACACTTCCTGCATTGATTGAGCAAATTGCGGGTCGTAACTGCGAACGATAGTTCTCAAGTAAGGTGCGATTGCCTTGGCGGTAAGCGAAATCTCTAAGTTAGCCATATCATTACTGGTAACTGCAATTAAAGCTTTAGCCCGTTGAATATTAGCGGCTCTTAAAGTAGCAGCCAGACTAGCATCTTCAATAATTACGGGAATACCCAGAGAACGAGCGCCGTGCATAAAGCGATTGTTGGGATCTTGTTCGATCGCTACTACTTCATGTCCTTGCTGGTGTAATTGACGGGCAATTTGAATGCCAATTCCTCCCAGACCACAGATAACATAGTGATTGCGAGTGGGAACTCTAGCAACATCCCAAGCTTGTTTTAAGCGACTGCCTAAAACAAAATCGTTGATCAAAGCGTAGCAAATGCCAATGACACCCGCACCGACGATCATCATTACTGCCGTAAAAATTTTAATCGTGTCGGGAGCATATTCGGCGACTTCTTCTTTGCCTCCCGCTCCCGTAATCATCCCGACCGAAAAATAAAGAGCATCAGCTATGGAAATATTAAAGTTGACGCTCATATAAACAATTGTCGCTAAAAAGACAACCGCTAGCAGTGATAGACTTACTAAGGCGACGGGACGAGCATAGTGTTGATATCGCGGTAAATTAGAAACGGCTTTAGCAACTTTGCGCCACCAGGGATTGCTTCGGGTACGAACTTTGGGTTTGGTTCCGACAATCAAGCGATCGCCAACTTCTAAAACTTTTTTTTGATGTATTGCCGAAACTAGATCGATTTCGCTTTTAGCAGACAAATAATAAATTAGCATGCGATGGGGATTGTCCCAGAGTTCGGCTAGCTGCCTACCCAACCAGGGATGGTTGCTGTCAATAACTTCTTCTCGTATGGGCCAGGTACGATTGAATAGCTTTAGCTGACCGATGGCGCGATCGCCCAAAGCGGCAAAAGTAAAAATTGGTGCTGCCAGAGCCGCAACGCTCATGGTAAAGTGAGCCGATAGAGTCATATCGAGCCGTTCGCCTAAAGTTTGGTTAAACAAACGATTGATAATGCGGATGCGGGGATTAATAACTCTAGCTTGAGTTAAAACTGCAAGATTGAGAGCATCATCATTATTAGCCAAAACTAAAGTTTGCGCCTGCTTGACTCCTGCCTGAATTAAAGTAGTAGCCGCTCGCGGATCGCCAACCACGATAGTTTCATTGCGGCGCGTTACCATCGAGCGATCGCTTATACCCACTACTTCTGCTCTTTGCTGCCGCAATAGACTATAAATTTTATATCCAGTACGCCCCAAGCCACAAACAATTATTTTGGGTTTCATACACATTAATTTGTATATTTATATACTTAAAAAGGCAAAAGCCCATCATACTTTATTGTTAACAGACAAAATACCCGAACAACTGTAGCCAAAAACACCGAGTTAAGACTGTTCGATTGCTTGGCTACCGATCGCTGAATTGTCATTACCGCTTAAAGAAGGGCGCAGACAAAGATAGGCTAAAGTTCCTAGCAAAGGTGTGAGACTAATTGCCCAAAAAATTTTGTTGCTTTCGATACGCCGACGCGCCAGATCGTCTTTTACAGCTAGAGGAAAAAACACACACAACAGGCAAAAATCCAAACTCATAACGTGAATAAACCTGCTGGTTTGCCACTGTCTGACAAAATCAGACCAGTCACCTTGAGTAAATCCTAATACTAGTAGGAAGATCGCACTCAAAGTCAAAATAATTCCACAAGCTCGCGAATCTAAAATTTTTAATAACCAACTGCGCTCGCCGTTCCATTTGGGATTGGGCTGACGCAGCACGAAATAAGGTAATAGAGCAAAAATTCCCACACCAAAAGATAAAGCGACAAAAGGTGCGGCAGGAAATTTTTGACCTCGACCGTCAAACAACAGCATACAGGCATAAACTGCCGGCAATACGCCCATAATATTAAACAAAGCTATAATTAGGGGATTTATTTCTCCCCAGTTGCCTGTAGCCAAATCGGCAATGAGAGCAAAAGTATCGGGCTGTTGGGGAGGAGCAAACACAAAGGCATAAAAGCTAAAGCCAATCCAAATTAAAGCTAAAGTTACTTTTCTCGGCATTATTTATTTATTACAAAAAGTTAAGACGGTCTTCTTTTAGTGTATAACTTATTTTTCAAAACCACTTTTGGCTTAGTCATAACCACAGTTAGTTCGATCGAGATATCTGCGCAGTCTGTGGTTGCCGCTACTCCTCAAGAAATTGCCAGACAGATTACCGTACAAATTGTCGGTAACTCCAATCGCGGTAGCGGAGTTATTGTCAGCAGAGAGGACAATACTTTTTCAGTTTTAACTAATGCCCATGTTGTCAACCAAACTGGCAATTATCGAGCGATTACTGCCGATGGGATCGCTCATCAGATTAGCGATCGCACGCTAATTCCCAATCTTGATTTGGCTTTACTAACTTTTACCAGCAGCAATAATTACTCTGTTGCCGCCATAGACAATACTATTCCTTCGGTGGGAGAAACTATTTATGTCGCGGGTTGGCCTCGTTCGGGAGGCAGTCTCAGACAGCCAATTTTTAAAGTCACTAGCGGAGAAATACGCCAGCCTAATCTCTCTTTACCTCTAGGTTATTCCCTTAACTACACTAACTTGGTACGTGCGGGAATGAGTGGAGGTGCGATCTTAAATGCTGAGGGTAAATTAATTGGTATTAATGGTTTGGTAAGATTAGAAGCTTCTGGCGCTCGCGCCATCTCCTCAGGAATTGCGATCGATGCCTATTTGCGCTGGCATGGCAGTAAGGCTAATACTGCAACCGATCTATCTGTCACGATCGCAGAGCCAAATTTACCTAACAATTCTAATTACAATCTATCCCAAAAAATTTCTCTACCAAAGGGCGGAGTAAATGCTTTAGCATACCATAATGCCAGTCAAACGCTTATCAGTGGCAGTAGCGCGGGTATCATTGCTGTTTGGCAAACAGCAACTGAAGAGCAATTAGTTAGCTGGCAAGCACATTCGTCTGTTAACGCAATCGCAGTTTCTGCCGATGGTAAAGTTCTAGCTAGTGGCGGTGACGATGGCACGATTGCCCTTTGGGATTTGACTGAATTACGTTCTTCTAACAAAGTCTCTTTGACTCAACCGCAATTAATCCGTACTCTCCAGGGTCATAAAGGTGCAATTACCAGTCTGGTTTTTAGTGCCGATGGTAATTTATTTAGCAGCAGTTGGGATAAGACCGTTCGTCAGTGGCAAATCGAATCTGGTAAAGCAATTAAAGATTTTATCGGACATACTCAAATTGTAAATGCGATCGCGCTTTCTGATGATGGCAAAATTTTGGCTAGTGGAGGACAAGATAAAACTATTCGTCTTTGGGATGTAGCTACAGGCAAGTTACGCTCTACCTTAAATGGTCACTCCCTGGCAATTTTGTCTCTCGATATCAGTGCGGATAATAAAATTTTAGTTAGCGGTAGTGGAGATAGCGCGATTAAGCTTTGGAATCTCAACACTAATAAATTAATCGATACTTTACAAGGTCATACTGACGGAGTTTGGCAAGTGGCTATCTCCTCAGATCTTCAGACTTTAATTAGCGGTAGCTGGGACAAAACGATTAAAGTCTGGAATCTTAAAACTAGTACACTTCAAAATACTTTAGTCGAACACCAGGATTATATTAGTGCTTTAGCTATTAGTTCTGATGGCAAAATGTTTGTTTCTGGTGATTGGCAAGGACGAATTTGTTGGTGGCAAAAATTATAAGGGTGCAAGTTCAAACATCTTAATTGTTGCCCCTATTAATTTAAAAAAACCGTCTTTATTAAGCGTAAAATAGTTTTTTTTGTTTACATATAATTTAACAATTATAGTTTTATATTTATTTTTTTGGTTGGTACTGGTATTATTATAAATATATAAGATATTTATTTAAAATTAAAAATTTATAAACAATTTGTTTAATAATCTTTTTTAAAATAAACATGACTCGGATTTTGATACTTGATGATTTTAATTTTACCAGACAGGCACTCAAAACTATTTTAGAAAAAGAAGAAGATCTAGAAATTATCGGGCAAGCTAATAACGCAACTCAAGCTTTAGAATATCTCGAACGAATAGAAGTAGATATAGTAATTGCAGATATAGAAATGCCCGAAGTTAGCGGCATAACTATGACTAAAATAGTTACGCAGCAGTTTCCTGATGTTAAAGTTATTATTTTTACTTCTCACGATGACGAACAAAACATTAATGCCGCTATTGAAGCTGGAGCCAAAGGATACATTTCAAAAAACACTTCTACAACTATATTAGTAGAGGTAATTCGTAACGTTCGACAGGGTTATTTTCAATTAGGACCGGGAATTTTTGAAAAATCTCTCGCGGCTGTAATTCGACAACAACAATCGAGTTTGGCTTACCTGTCTCAGATAGAAGAAAAATGCGCTCAACTTGATAAGAGAGATCGAGAAGAGATTTTTAATGAACTATACTTTCAACTAGATAATCTTAAAACAGAATTGCGAGAAGGATTAAATATTTTTCAAAATCGCGTCAATCATCAAGTTCAAATAGGCTTAGATGAGTTCTCAAAATCTAGCGATCGCCTTAATTTGCTAAGTGAAATTAAAAAACAAATAGGCATTCAAAACTCAGAGTATCAAATTTATCTGCGAAACCTGTTTGTGTCTACCAAAAGTTCTGTCGAAAAGCTAGAGCAGCAAGTGTCTTTTATTCGTTATTTAGTTATCTTTCTCGGCATCGCTTTTTTTGCCGAACATCTAGCGGGTTTTTTTTGGCGATGAACTTTTTTGCCAAACTGAGGTTCGGTAATTTCGCTCTAGCAAGGATTTTTGAAATTGATATGATAAACTTTAGCACTCTCCATGCAAGAGTGCTAAATAACGCATATAGAATACATAACGGAACTCAAAGCAGAATACTATGGCAAAAATCGTTTCGTTTAATGAAAAGTCGAGAAGAGCATTAGAGCGTGGAGTTAACTCCCTTGCCGATGCGGTAAAAATCACTCTCGGTCCGAAAGGACGAAATGTTTTATTAGAAAAGCAATTTGGCGCGCCCCAAATTGTCAATGACGGCATCACCGTCGCTAAAGAAATCGATTTAGAAGATCCTTTAGAAAATACTGGCGCGAAGCTAATTCGAGAAGTAGCTTCTAAAACCAAAGACATTGCTGGTGACGGCACGACTACAGCAACAGTTATGGCTCAGGCTTTAATCAAAGAAGGCTTAAAAAATGTTGCCGCAGGTGCCAACCCCGTTGCTCTGAGAAAAGGGTTAGAAAAAACCACCGCTTTTTTAGTCAAAGAGATCGAAGCAGTAGCCAAACCCGTAGAAGGTGAAGCAATAGCGCAAGTGGCAACTGTCTCGGCTGGTAACGATGAAGAAGTCGGGATCATGATTTCAGAAGCGATGAAAAGAGTAACTACCGATGGGGTAATTACTGTAGAAGAATCAAAATCCTTAGCTACAGAACTAGATGTAGTAGAAGGGATGCAGATCGACCGCGGCTTTATTTCTCCTTATTTTGTTACCGACCAAGAAAGACAGTTAGTCGAGTTTGATAATGCAGCAGTTTTAATTACTGATAAAAAAATCGGCGCGATCGCCGATTTAGTTCCCGTACTAGAAAAAGTCGCTCGCGAAAGCAAACCCCTGCTAATTATTGCTGAAGATTTAGAAGGAGAAGCTTTAGCTACTCTAGTAGTAAACAAAGCTAGAGGCGTACTCAATGCCGCAGCAATCAAAGCTCCAGGCTTTGGCGATCGCCGCAAACAGATGTTACAAGACATTGCCGTACTAACTGGCGGACAAGTAATTTCTGAAGAAGTAGGCTTAAGTTTAGATACCGTTTCGATGGATATGCTCGGAACGGCGGAAAAAATTACCATTGACAAAGAAAACACTACTATTGTCTCTGGTGCTGGTAACAGCAACGATATTAAAAAACGAGTCGAGCAGCTACGCAAGCAGCTTGCAGAAACCGACTCTGACTACGACAGCGAAAAACTTCAAGAGCGCATTGCCAAACTAGCTGGTGGAGTTGCGGTGATTAAAGTAGGTGCGGCAACCGAAACCGAACTAAAAGACCGCAAACTACGTATTGAAGACGCACTCAACGCTACTAAAGCTGCTGTAGACGAAGGTATCGTTCCTGGTGGCGGTACGACTTTGATTCATTTAGCTCAAAAGCTTGCCGAGTTTAGAAATACTATTAGCAACGCTGAAGAACAGGTAGCTGTAGATATTTTTGCTAAAGCACTTGAATATCCTCTAATTCAGCTTGCTAACAACTCTGGAGTAGAAGGATACGTAATCGTCGAACGTGTCAAAGAAACAGATTTTAATGTCGGTTACAACGCTCTCAATGGTCAATTTGAGGACATGATTGCCGCAGGTATTATCGACCCTGCTAAAGTAGTACGCTCTGCGGTACAAAATGCTGCTTCTATTGCTGGTATGGTTTTGACTACTGAAGCTCTAGTAGTAGAAAAACCCGAACCCGAAGCTCCTGCTATGCCCGGTGGCGGCATGGGCGGCATGGGCGGCATGGGCGGCATGGGCGGCATGGGCGGCATGGGCGGTATGGGTATGATGTAGCCCAAACGCCTATAGCTCATTCGTCACATTAATGGCTATTCTGGGGCAGCTTCAAGCGAGCTGCCCTTTTAATTTTTCAAACTGTCTTATTGGTTCTTGTTTGAGTTAAGCTGCAAAAGCCGTTCGAGTATTTTTACTATAACGAAACCAATAACTAAGCCCGCAATGTTGGCTGCTAGATCTTTAAACTCTCCGTAACGGTTGACAAAAGGTTGTAATAATTCAATAGCTCCGCTCCAGCAAACAAAAAATAAACCAATTGCTGGCAAATAATTGGGTTTTTTTACTGCTGCTGGAAACATCAATAGAGCATAAGCAACGAGATGATGAGTTTTATCGCTGCCTGGTGCGGGAGGTAATTTGTCTCGTGGATAAAGAGACAAAAAAGTAATAACTGTCAGGATAAATAGTGTAATAGATATCCAATATCTTTTGATAAGCGTCAATAGTGTGAGCATTGAGTTTTGCACGACTGACTTACAATTATACAAATTCGATTTTTGGAGTAATTTACACTCGTCAGTCAGAAAACTCTATCGATTGACAATTAAAAAACCAAGTTAGTCAAAATGACATAGCAGCAATATCCAACCGCAATAAACAATATTAAATTGCAAACCAGCTGAATTTTTGCCAGTAAACTAAGATTTTTTTCTAGTCTTTTTAACTTTTGCTGTAGTCGGTCAATTTTATACTGTAAATTGGCATCCCGTTCTTTTCTAAGATTTATTTCCTGTTTAACTGTATTTTCAATGGTTTGATTGAGTTTTTTGGGGGTTAATTCTTGTAAATTGCTAAATTTGCCCTCGACTTTAGCTAAAACCGTATCTAAAATATCAAGCTTTTTGTCTAGTTCTTGTTTGTCTGTTAATTGTGAATCTAACTGTGAGGTTGGAGGTTGATATTTATCAATTAATTCTAGAGCTAGTTGAAAATATCCCTTGTGAACGTAGCGAACTGCATTTGCAAGCTCTTTAGCGGTGGTGTTTTTTAGCCAGTATCCTTTAGCTCCCGCTTTAAAAGCGCGATCGAGATGTTCTTGATTGTTTTGAATTGTCAGAATTAAAATTTTAGGATGGGTATAGTGTTGCACGATAATTTGAGTAGCACTCAAGCCATCCATAATGGGCATTTCAATATCCATCAACACCACATCGGGATTTAGTGCTGCTACTCGTTCGATCGCTTCTTTGCCGTTATTGGCAAAACCAACTATATTTAGATCTGGTTCTGACTCTAAATAAGTTTTTAAAGTTTTATGGACGAAGGTTCGATCGTCAACTATAAGAATATTTATCATACGAAAATAGCTCGTACTCAATCGTATTAGTTGGGTTACTCATACGATTGAGTTTTATTAGTATCTAAAGAACATACGAAGGCTTTACCGACAATGAAATACAATATATAGAAAATATATTAAGTTTATGTAGGCAATTTTACGTAACGTTTAAAATTTCTTTAGATTTACGTTTATTTTCGTTTAATAGCTTTTCAACAATCGAAAATCGATCGATACATTATCCGAACAATTTGTCAAATTTGTCAATTATCAATAACTCGCGTTCAAAGCTCTTGAGGAATATCGGAGCGATCGCCGTCTGATTCGGATTTAACCTCTTTATCAGACAAGCTTTCGACTTTCTCAGCCTCGGTAACAGTCGATGTATTTGCTAGTTCGGCAGAACGTCTAACCTTACGAATTGGTAAATTAGCAGTAAGAGAGGTAATACGATGGTCGTTAGATAGAGAAAACTCCATTTCATCGCGATCTACATCTACGTATCGCGCTACTACTTCGAGAATTTCTTCGCGCATCGAACTCATCATTTCGGGATTAATGGCAGCGCGGTCATGAGCTATAACTAGCTTGAGACGACGTTTGGCATTATCGCGGCTATTGGCATTATTTTTCCAGGGAAAAAGCATTTTTAAAAGCTCTTTAAACATAACTAAAACTATTTAAATTGGAAAAACCCAGCGCATCGCGGACTGGGGAAAACTAAAAACAACGCTGTGCTTTAACTAAACTCGATCTATTTTGCCGTCTAACCACCAAAAATACGGCGCAAGCGCGATAGTAGACTTTCATGATATGCTATTAAATCTAT from Myxosarcina sp. GI1 encodes:
- a CDS encoding trypsin-like peptidase domain-containing protein; this translates as MVAATPQEIARQITVQIVGNSNRGSGVIVSREDNTFSVLTNAHVVNQTGNYRAITADGIAHQISDRTLIPNLDLALLTFTSSNNYSVAAIDNTIPSVGETIYVAGWPRSGGSLRQPIFKVTSGEIRQPNLSLPLGYSLNYTNLVRAGMSGGAILNAEGKLIGINGLVRLEASGARAISSGIAIDAYLRWHGSKANTATDLSVTIAEPNLPNNSNYNLSQKISLPKGGVNALAYHNASQTLISGSSAGIIAVWQTATEEQLVSWQAHSSVNAIAVSADGKVLASGGDDGTIALWDLTELRSSNKVSLTQPQLIRTLQGHKGAITSLVFSADGNLFSSSWDKTVRQWQIESGKAIKDFIGHTQIVNAIALSDDGKILASGGQDKTIRLWDVATGKLRSTLNGHSLAILSLDISADNKILVSGSGDSAIKLWNLNTNKLIDTLQGHTDGVWQVAISSDLQTLISGSWDKTIKVWNLKTSTLQNTLVEHQDYISALAISSDGKMFVSGDWQGRICWWQKL
- a CDS encoding response regulator transcription factor, whose translation is MTRILILDDFNFTRQALKTILEKEEDLEIIGQANNATQALEYLERIEVDIVIADIEMPEVSGITMTKIVTQQFPDVKVIIFTSHDDEQNINAAIEAGAKGYISKNTSTTILVEVIRNVRQGYFQLGPGIFEKSLAAVIRQQQSSLAYLSQIEEKCAQLDKRDREEIFNELYFQLDNLKTELREGLNIFQNRVNHQVQIGLDEFSKSSDRLNLLSEIKKQIGIQNSEYQIYLRNLFVSTKSSVEKLEQQVSFIRYLVIFLGIAFFAEHLAGFFWR
- the groL gene encoding chaperonin GroEL (60 kDa chaperone family; promotes refolding of misfolded polypeptides especially under stressful conditions; forms two stacked rings of heptamers to form a barrel-shaped 14mer; ends can be capped by GroES; misfolded proteins enter the barrel where they are refolded when GroES binds), translating into MAKIVSFNEKSRRALERGVNSLADAVKITLGPKGRNVLLEKQFGAPQIVNDGITVAKEIDLEDPLENTGAKLIREVASKTKDIAGDGTTTATVMAQALIKEGLKNVAAGANPVALRKGLEKTTAFLVKEIEAVAKPVEGEAIAQVATVSAGNDEEVGIMISEAMKRVTTDGVITVEESKSLATELDVVEGMQIDRGFISPYFVTDQERQLVEFDNAAVLITDKKIGAIADLVPVLEKVARESKPLLIIAEDLEGEALATLVVNKARGVLNAAAIKAPGFGDRRKQMLQDIAVLTGGQVISEEVGLSLDTVSMDMLGTAEKITIDKENTTIVSGAGNSNDIKKRVEQLRKQLAETDSDYDSEKLQERIAKLAGGVAVIKVGAATETELKDRKLRIEDALNATKAAVDEGIVPGGGTTLIHLAQKLAEFRNTISNAEEQVAVDIFAKALEYPLIQLANNSGVEGYVIVERVKETDFNVGYNALNGQFEDMIAAGIIDPAKVVRSAVQNAASIAGMVLTTEALVVEKPEPEAPAMPGGGMGGMGGMGGMGGMGGMGGMGMM
- a CDS encoding VanZ family protein, translating into MLTLLTLIKRYWISITLFILTVITFLSLYPRDKLPPAPGSDKTHHLVAYALLMFPAAVKKPNYLPAIGLFFVCWSGAIELLQPFVNRYGEFKDLAANIAGLVIGFVIVKILERLLQLNSNKNQ
- a CDS encoding response regulator — protein: MINILIVDDRTFVHKTLKTYLESEPDLNIVGFANNGKEAIERVAALNPDVVLMDIEMPIMDGLSATQIIVQHYTHPKILILTIQNNQEHLDRAFKAGAKGYWLKNTTAKELANAVRYVHKGYFQLALELIDKYQPPTSQLDSQLTDKQELDKKLDILDTVLAKVEGKFSNLQELTPKKLNQTIENTVKQEINLRKERDANLQYKIDRLQQKLKRLEKNLSLLAKIQLVCNLILFIAVGYCCYVILTNLVF